Proteins encoded in a region of the Suncus etruscus isolate mSunEtr1 chromosome 1, mSunEtr1.pri.cur, whole genome shotgun sequence genome:
- the ASPA gene encoding aspartoacylase, whose amino-acid sequence MTSCYVSEEPIKRVAIFGGTHGNELTGIFLVKHWLENGTEIQRTGLEVNPFITNPRAVKKCTRYIDCDLNRVFGLENLSKNTSEDLPYEVRRAQEIINLFGPKGSYDIIFDLHNTTSNMGCTLILEDSHCDFLIQMSHYIKTSLAPLPCYVYLIEHPTLKYATTRSIAKFPVGIEVGPQPQGVLRADILEQMRKMIKHALDFIHDFNEGKEFPPCAIEVYKIIEKVDYPRNESGEITAIIHPNLQDQDWKPLHPGDPLFLTLDGKTIPLDGDSTVYPVFVNEAAYYEKKEAFAKTTKLTLQAKSIHCSHH is encoded by the exons ATGACTTCTTGTTATGTTTCTGAAGAGCCTATTAAAAGAGTTGCTATCTTTGGAGGAACTCATGGGAATGAGCTAACAGGAATATTTCTAGTTAAACACTGGCTAGAGAATGGCACTGAGATTCAGAGAACAGGACTGGAGGTAAATCCATTTATCACCAACCCAAGAGCAGTGAAGAAGTGTACCAGATATATTGACTGCGACCTGAATCGAGTTTTTGGCCTTGAAAATCTTAG CAAAAATACATCAGAGGACTTGCCATATGAGGTTAGAAGGGCTCAAGAAATAATTAACCTATTTGGTCCAAAAGGCTCCTATGACATTATTTTTGACCTTCACAACACTACTTCTAACATGGGGTGCACCCTTATTCTTGAAGATTCCCATTGTGACTTCTTAATTCAGATGTCTCATTATATTAAG acTTCCTTGGCTCCATTACCCTGCTATGTTTATCTGATTGAGCATCCTACCCTCAAATATGCAACCACTCGTTCTATAGCCAAGTTTCCTGTTG GTATAGAAGTTGGTCCCCAACCTCAAGGAGTCCTAAGAGCTGATATTTTggaacaaatgagaaaaatgattAAACATGCTCTTGATTTTATACATGATTTTAATGAAGGTAA AGAATTCCCTCCCTGTGCAATTGAGGTctataaaataatagagaaagTTGATTATCCCAGGAATGAAAGTGGAGAAATTACTGCTATTATCCACCCTAATCTGCAG GATCAAGACTGGAAGCCATTGCATCCTGGGGACCCGTTGTTTTTAACTCTTGATGGAAAGACTATTCCACTggatggagatagtacagtgtatcCAGTATTTGTAAATGAGGCTGCCTATTATGAAAAGAAAGAAGCTTTTGCCAAAACAACTAAATTAACACTCCAAGCAAAAAGTATTCACTGCTCTCACCATTAG